In Leptospira brenneri, a single genomic region encodes these proteins:
- a CDS encoding TPM domain-containing protein: MSILARYFSKSDLDEIKTAVGEAESKTSAEIVPYFAESSHHYKEWVWFAAFLLGGVFGSAFYTIQTLYGIVWGGESFFAILSVWIGAVIGLTIATVFPKIRISLVSRNAKQYFVDLRAKEAFLDEEVFRTKSRTGILIYISFYEHFVRVLPDKEIARVVPKSEWSEAVRLIIEGMKSGKKKEGIVSSILFCGDLLKKYNIQREKDDKNEISNEIRDGGKLM; the protein is encoded by the coding sequence ATGAGCATACTTGCACGTTATTTCTCTAAATCCGATTTGGATGAAATCAAAACAGCGGTTGGGGAAGCAGAATCAAAAACCTCTGCCGAAATTGTTCCCTATTTTGCAGAATCTTCTCACCATTACAAAGAATGGGTTTGGTTTGCTGCCTTTCTTTTAGGTGGAGTTTTTGGATCCGCCTTTTACACCATTCAGACTTTGTACGGAATCGTTTGGGGAGGAGAGTCCTTCTTCGCTATTTTATCTGTTTGGATAGGTGCCGTGATTGGATTAACCATTGCTACGGTTTTTCCAAAAATCAGAATCAGCTTGGTATCAAGAAACGCCAAACAATACTTTGTCGACTTAAGAGCCAAGGAAGCTTTTTTAGATGAAGAAGTTTTTAGAACTAAAAGTAGAACTGGAATTTTGATTTATATCTCGTTCTATGAACATTTTGTTAGAGTTTTACCTGACAAAGAAATTGCAAGGGTAGTACCTAAATCAGAATGGAGTGAAGCAGTCCGTTTGATCATCGAAGGAATGAAATCGGGCAAAAAAAAAGAAGGGATTGTTTCTAGTATTCTATTCTGTGGAGATTTACTAAAGAAATACAATATCCAAAGAGAAAAAGATGACAAAAATGAAATCTCCAACGAAATCCGTGACGGTGGGAAATTGATGTAA
- a CDS encoding TPM domain-containing protein, translated as MNQRKTINLKSIFNLKTVWLFVLFPTFVTIHSFPVPKLERRVMDHAGILSEATVNQLESNLKQFETETSNQIAVYTTPSLHDETIEDVAIQIFDEWKLGQKSKNNGILLIIAPNERKMRIEVGRGLEGALTDIQAKHIIREQLRPSFKSGDMDGGVTAGVNAIMAAIRGEYTPSEDDVDTTNSESDEMVSGLIGGITTFLSLFVPGFGGLVVTIIGILFLYILLAFIFGGTFGLIIAIALFFLVIFLKKFFGLGKGGGGSGGYYDGGWSSGSDSWSSSSSDSWSGGGGDSGGGGSSGDW; from the coding sequence ATGAATCAAAGAAAAACTATCAATTTAAAATCAATTTTTAACCTAAAAACTGTTTGGTTATTTGTTTTATTTCCAACTTTCGTTACAATCCATTCGTTTCCTGTTCCCAAATTGGAAAGAAGAGTGATGGACCACGCTGGAATTTTATCAGAAGCAACCGTAAACCAATTAGAATCTAATCTCAAACAATTCGAAACAGAAACTTCCAATCAAATTGCAGTTTATACAACACCAAGTTTACACGATGAAACCATAGAAGATGTTGCCATCCAAATTTTTGATGAATGGAAGTTGGGACAAAAATCCAAAAATAACGGAATTCTTTTAATTATAGCACCTAACGAGAGAAAGATGCGAATTGAAGTGGGTCGAGGTCTCGAAGGTGCCTTAACGGACATTCAAGCCAAACATATCATTCGTGAGCAATTAAGACCTAGTTTTAAATCAGGTGATATGGATGGAGGTGTCACCGCAGGAGTGAATGCCATTATGGCTGCCATTCGAGGGGAATATACACCTTCTGAAGATGATGTTGATACAACAAATTCCGAATCGGATGAAATGGTATCAGGGCTTATTGGTGGAATCACAACATTTCTTTCTCTATTTGTACCTGGTTTTGGTGGTTTAGTAGTTACAATCATTGGAATCCTTTTCCTCTATATTCTGTTAGCCTTTATCTTTGGAGGGACTTTTGGTCTCATCATTGCAATTGCCCTTTTCTTTTTGGTCATATTTTTGAAAAAGTTTTTTGGCCTAGGAAAAGGTGGTGGCGGAAGTGGCGGTTATTATGATGGAGGTTGGTCTAGCGGAAGCGATTCATGGTCATCCAGCTCCAGCGACAGTTGGTCGGGAGGCGGTGGAGATTCTGGTGGTGGTGGCTCATCAGGAGATTGGTAA